The Syngnathoides biaculeatus isolate LvHL_M chromosome 16, ASM1980259v1, whole genome shotgun sequence DNA segment tggttataaggctcacccagtacatttgtaaaggaaatatcatttgatacatacatagcagtgtaaaagctgcaagtggccacaatgaaaccgacattgaaacacgatatttacaaagtaagACGGTACACAGCGCCACCACGTGagctaacactagtgccaccgtgctaacaaggccagttaaaaaaaaacaaaacatactggtaaaaatcgctgagacatggcagtaacacgctagcgcagtgctaacatgccggaccggtaaaagtcacttcctcggcacatacagtgtgaagaaaagtatttgaacaccctgctatgttgcaagctctcccacttagaaatcatggaggggtcttaaattttcatcgtaggtgcatgtccactgtgagagagataatctaaaaagaacaatccagaaagcaaaaatgtcttttttttttttttttttttaatgatttagttGCGTGATAGacctgcaaaaaagtatttgaatgcctgtcaatcagctacaattctgaacctcaaagacctgttagtctgcctttaaaagtccacctccactccatgtattatcctgaatcagatgcacctgtgtgaggtcgttagctgcataaagacacctgtccaccccatacctcaagactcaaacttgtaacatgtaatatcagtcactcacatttaaaaaatgatcctggtgtggtctgtcatgcctgcagatataaagttgcgggtgtgattggGGAAAGAATCGCAAGACCCcattctgcctcaaagtctacgcagaccaacttgctcccgTCTTCACAAAGATATTCAACAGCTTTCTAGAACTATGTGAAATAACAACTTTCTTCAAACGCTCCATTATTTTCACCAGAatgcagcagtctcaggtcctAATGACTCCAAgcttgttgccttgacatctgttgtcgtgaagtcctttgaatgccttgtggTGGACCACCACAAGGcggtcacaggtccccagctggactcactgcagtttgcctattctGCTAACAGGTCTGCAAATGATGCCGTCAAAATGGGTCTGCACTtaatccttgaacatctcgacagcaaAGAAACCTATGCTGTGCGTACCTCACcttcatccctgaactcctttcctccaagcttctccagctcagcgtctcgcctgccatctctcagtggatctacaactttgtCACGGGCAGGACACGGCAAGTGAGGCTGGGGGGCACCACTCCATCCATGCGCACTATCAGAACCGGGTCACCCcaagttgtgtcctctcccctctggcCTTCTCTCTCAACACAAACTGCACCTCAATGCATCCAtccggctgtcaaactcctgatgttcacagatgatgcCACAATCATAGGTTTCATCAAATACGgagacgagtctgcgtatcgccACTTAGTGGCGAAATTGGAGCTTTGGTGCGGGCAACAACCTGGTGTAGAAAACTCTAAAGACTGTTCAAATgattgtgaacttcaggagcCATCCTTCACTATGGCTGCCcgtcacgctgtccaactgtcttgtcaaccatcgagaccttcaagttcttgggaatttcagactcagaggacctgaagtgggagacaaacatcaagtccatcctcaaaaaagcccagcaaaggatgtacttcttacAGCTTATGAgaaagcacagcctgtcacaagcattgctgagacagttttacacagctgttctcaaatcaatactgtgtacctccatcacagtctggtttggggctgccacaaaaaggacaaactccaactgcaacggaaaatcaaaactgctgaacagattgtctGCACCACCCGACCCAcacttgaagacttgcacgccacttgaACTAGGACTGTATCAGGCAGAATCCTTTCAGACCCTTTAAATCCTGGCCACAAGCTCTTCCAGTTCCTTCCGTTGGGTAGGTGCTACCagtcaatgcaaatcaaaactagcaggcattcaaagtTTTTTCCGTCTTGAAATTAAGgcattaaattattgatcagcgAACTACTATTTTCTGTCTTGTGCTGTTGTTGGGACTAAACCTCATATCCTGCTGGTGaatcaatattagtattagtattctGTGGACTATCGCATGACTcatcactttaaattgctccctttgcacaattgtcattgcactggtctataatgggaacTGCGAACGGGTAAGATCACTCTGTATAAGCGTAACGTAATGTGGGGTGTTAACGGACTCTTAACAGTtataaatgaagaagactgcactcttgttctttgttcttgttagtttgtttgttcattcttctgaatgtcataccaagGCAGCACCGACttccagagacaaattccttgggtgttgtTACCCGCTTGGCCAATAaggctgattttgattctgattctgaaataatACTTATCTGGACCCTAACTGCAGCCTTTTTCAGTTTATATTTTCTGTGTGTTCCCCGCTTTAGTCTCCTAATCAGGACGCAAAATTAATGCATTATTGCAGTGCTCCCAAACCCCCGGGCCGCGGACCGGTACCAGTccgtggatcaattggtaccgAGCCGCTGAAGAAATAATCAATTAGTtccgttgtattcattatccaagtctgaacaatcttttattttgaaaaatgaccagaTTCTCTTGGTTACATCTCAGTCACTTCAGCGCCAAAATTTACCCACGCAACCtagcaaaatgagaaaaaaacacatcctTGGAAACATTCTTTCTGAAGGGGAAAAGGCTCAGTGAAGAGACAGAGCGtacaacttccaagaaaagaaAGTTATTAACAACATCAAAGCACACGCCCTTAACTCATAACTTTTTGAGAAGCTTTTTGGACGCTGAGTACACGCGTCTTCTCTTAAACACGGAAATAAGTTATCCAGAACGAAATCGCTCGCAAGAGTGTTTGAATTTTCTTTGCTATTAAAAGAGTTGAGCGCTACTTCACAACCAAAAAGTACCTGCAAACTGCCAAGGGATGGATCCGTcacccatttatcaacaaatgAGGTGAATCCAGCATGTATGTGCAACAGGATCAACTGCTGGAGATTGCAAACGACAGTGGCCTTAAAGGTATTTTCAAGACAACAACTCTGCCCACGTTCTGGATTAAAGTCATGGGAGAATACCCGGAGATCGCCACTAAAGCACTGAAAACTCTGTTGCCATTTCGAACATCTTATCTATGTGAAGCAGAGTTTTCTGGAGTGACcataaccaaaacaaaacaacggaaTAAATTGGACATAAACAACACATTTCGGTGTCATTGTCTCGCATTACCCACAGATGGGACCATCtcgttgcagagaaacaagctcaggtgttagcgttatggtgagttaaaattttcatgcactttcGATTCATTTTCGTTGTGtatcttatcttatcttgaAGGCATGTATAAACATTGTTATAGTGACCAGTAAGAGCATTGTGGTCGCCAACAGAGTGAAATGAGGCAGAGGGGAAAGAAGAGGAGATGGTTCAAACTGACCAATTTATTTAATCTGTTGAAAAATTGAGtgtttaataattttaaaaaaattaactgttgTGTAGATATGTAAAGATAAAAGAGAGAGGAATGTGGAATtgctggttcttgttcttttttttccacatgtatttttacgtttattattttatatatttcattattatattcaATTGTCAATACAAatgatattcaatacaaacaatctAATGTAcgtaacccccacccccacccggtCCGTGGTAAAAATTGTAAAGCATTGACCAGTCTTTCTGCATAATGTGggctttccatcactttggaagaagtttatcttggtctcatcagtccataacaCCTTTGTGGGTTATCTCAGTACTTCTTTGCAAGATCCAATTTggcattccaattttttttgatgatgattgGTTTGTATCTTTAAGCATAACCTGTATATTTCTTCTCTCAAAGTCTTCTTTGAAGAGTGTATTGTGATACCTTATCCACCCCACTGCCCTGTAGACGTTAGTAGTGATGTGAcggaatgttgtttttcttcaaagctACTCTTGACATCCTTGGCCGACCTGTTCGATATCTGTTGCTCATTACAccagtagtttttctttttcagaacaTTCCAAATTATGCTGGCAGTCTCCAATATTTGTGCAATCTGATTGAGTTTCCCCTCTCCTGCCAGCTTCaaaattgtttgcttttcttccaTAAACAACTCTTTGGCCTTCATGTTTGCTTAACATCAACGATAGTTATTTACAAGTGAAATTCAAAGGCAAAATCAAACACTATCTAATGTTTATGTAATCCAATCCAATCTAAAATGTAAAACCTGAGTAACTAGAAACACCCATCAGTCACATGTTCCAATACTGTTGTTCACGTGAAAAgtgggtgatttaaaaaaaaaaaatggtgctctTTCCTACCTACACCTATGTAAATACtatgaaataaaagatggaatttAGAATTTCTCATATAAATCATTTGGTATGAAACTCAAATGTCCAGTAtactgtacaacaaaaacaagtttactttgctgttccaatacttttggagggaacTGTTTACTTCTAATTTGTTTTTCACGTCCACATTCTAAATGTTTGTACTTGTTTGACcactgtacaaattctatagaaaacaatcttagtaatatatatatattttttttactctgccATACTTTAACAAATGAACAGTGCTGTATTAAATACTAAAATTCACCACACATATTTGGTGGTCTGCAAACTAACTGATAGGTCACTATCACCTCCCAGTgatcatgaaaatgttttctttgacaATCTGAACATCTTGTTACACCGATGCATACAGATATTGATAAAATACTGTCTAGGCTAGAGACCATTTTATTGAGTCATCAGGGGCTGCAGGTTTCCTTTCAATTAAAAACGACAAGTGTGTTATGCATCTTTGTCTTTCATTTATGTAGTATCAAGTTGAAATGgttatttaacattttgttcaaaatgtttccTATGTTCCAGGGAGCCGTCACTGGATCAGGACTCCGGCCATTATCTATTCGACACATGTCAGCACCACGTTGATCCCAATTCTCTCTCACATAATCTTTCATGACTACACTGTTGAAAGCCCGTGGGGCCCAGAGACACAACAGGAACGTTGGATCCTTGTCACCATATATGCTCCATACTTGTTCGTCCCTGTCCTACTCCTCTTCACCATGCTGCTTTCATCCACATACAATCCTGGCAAATTTAGAAAGGCATTGCCAAATGAagccaaggggaaaaaaatgaaatgttactagacttttgctattttattaGATATAATGCAAACTGAGCGG contains these protein-coding regions:
- the tmem97 gene encoding sigma intracellular receptor 2, translating into MTRIRLLEKIFVFYFITHIPITLFIDFQTILPGYLYPRALKDLLKWYSRVFKDSLLLHPPAWFKSFIVCEAALQTPFFPIAAYAFLKGSRHWIRTPAIIYSTHVSTTLIPILSHIIFHDYTVESPWGPETQQERWILVTIYAPYLFVPVLLLFTMLLSSTYNPGKFRKALPNEAKGKKMKCY